From the genome of Flavobacterium luteolum, one region includes:
- a CDS encoding DEAD/DEAH box helicase, which translates to MNKKHHSNNILSNLGIESLNEMQEMAHDAILNENNVLLLSPTGSGKTLAFLLPILELLQPEILSVQCLILVPSRELGLQIEQVWKKMGTQYKVNICYGGHSIDTEIKNLSNPPAVLIGTPGRIADHIDRDTFRTDKIQTLILDEFDKSLQLGFHEQMSFIIGRLPKVNKRVLVSATSDIEIPKYTRVVNPTVLDFIPEEEEKANLSMKMVISPSKDKLQSLFNLICSLKSESAIIFCNHRDAAERISDTLNEKGIYSVYYHGGMDQEERERALIQFRNGSVTYLVTTDLAARGLDIPEMKHVIHYHLPLKEDEFTHRNGRTARMQATGTAYIIIHESEKQLDYIDYEMKVLDVEGKVSLPNPPQFQTIYISGGKKTKLNKFDIVGFFSQKGKLEKDDLGLIEVKDFVSFAAVKYNKVKELLKNIKDEKMKGKKFKIEVARNVIKKVEEEKKGKY; encoded by the coding sequence ATGAATAAAAAACACCATTCCAACAATATACTTTCGAATTTAGGGATTGAAAGCCTGAACGAAATGCAGGAAATGGCACACGATGCTATTTTAAACGAAAACAACGTTTTATTACTTTCTCCAACAGGATCTGGAAAAACGTTAGCGTTTTTGCTTCCTATTTTAGAATTGTTACAGCCTGAAATTCTTTCTGTTCAATGTTTGATTTTGGTTCCGTCACGCGAATTGGGGCTTCAAATTGAACAGGTTTGGAAAAAAATGGGAACGCAGTACAAAGTAAATATTTGTTACGGCGGACATTCAATTGATACTGAAATAAAAAATTTAAGCAATCCGCCAGCGGTTTTAATTGGAACGCCTGGAAGAATTGCAGATCATATTGACAGAGATACTTTTAGAACGGATAAAATTCAAACTTTAATTTTAGACGAGTTTGATAAATCACTTCAATTAGGGTTTCACGAGCAAATGTCTTTTATCATTGGGAGATTACCAAAAGTCAATAAAAGAGTTTTAGTTTCAGCAACTTCAGATATCGAGATTCCGAAATATACACGAGTGGTAAACCCGACGGTTTTAGATTTTATTCCAGAGGAAGAAGAAAAAGCCAATCTTTCGATGAAAATGGTGATTTCGCCATCAAAAGATAAACTGCAGAGTTTGTTCAATTTGATTTGTTCGTTGAAATCAGAATCGGCTATTATCTTTTGTAATCACAGAGATGCTGCAGAACGTATTAGTGACACTTTAAACGAAAAAGGAATCTATTCAGTTTATTATCATGGCGGAATGGATCAAGAAGAACGTGAGCGTGCGCTGATTCAGTTTAGAAACGGAAGCGTAACATATTTGGTTACAACCGATTTGGCTGCCAGAGGTTTGGATATTCCAGAAATGAAACATGTTATTCATTATCATCTTCCGTTAAAAGAAGACGAGTTTACGCATAGAAACGGTCGTACGGCGCGTATGCAAGCAACAGGAACGGCATATATTATCATTCACGAAAGTGAAAAGCAATTGGATTATATAGATTATGAAATGAAGGTTTTGGATGTTGAAGGAAAAGTTTCGCTTCCGAATCCGCCTCAATTTCAGACTATTTACATCAGCGGCGGAAAGAAAACCAAGTTGAATAAATTTGATATCGTAGGATTCTTTTCTCAAAAAGGAAAATTAGAAAAAGACGATTTAGGTTTAATTGAAGTAAAAGATTTTGTTTCGTTTGCCGCAGTTAAATACAATAAAGTAAAAGAACTTCTGAAAAATATCAAAGATGAAAAAATGAAAGGCAAGAAGTTTAAAATCGAAGTTGCCCGTAATGTTATCAAAAAAGTAGAGGAGGAGAAGAAAGGGAAATATTGA
- a CDS encoding DUF4287 domain-containing protein, which yields MSFQGYLKTIKEKTGNGPAEFRTLAEQKGFTANGELKPEVKAGDIVNWLKNDFALGQGHAMAIYALLKDIKNEDSE from the coding sequence ATGTCATTTCAAGGATACCTAAAAACGATCAAAGAAAAAACAGGAAATGGTCCTGCTGAGTTTAGAACTTTGGCAGAACAAAAAGGTTTTACTGCAAACGGTGAGTTAAAACCCGAAGTAAAAGCTGGAGATATTGTAAACTGGCTTAAAAATGATTTCGCCTTAGGGCAAGGTCATGCAATGGCAATTTATGCTTTGCTTAAAGACATTAAAAACGAGGATAGCGAATAA
- a CDS encoding M14 family metallopeptidase → MKLFTFLFSLFTITISAQNNKKYDTFFEKGNGNQSASYQETIAYWKMLAADFPTIQMKEMGLTDSGEPLHMITFNPDKEFDFDKIQKTKAVLFVNNGIHAGEPDGIDATMQFYRDLATGKMKAPKNTVLVTIPVYNIGGALNRNSTTRANQDGPEIYGFRGNARNYDLNRDLMKSDTRNTKSFVEIFQKINADVFIDNHVSNGSDYQYKLTYIMTQHNKLGTVLGDFMNNEMMPALVKDLQKKKIETTPYVDSFRDTPDKGFGQFVDSPRYTTGYTSLFNTIGFVVETHMLKKYAERVKMTYEYMKTTLDFTDANYQKIKDLRIKNLEQYQPKKSYTLKWELDSTKATTFSFLGYEAGYKKSDATTGNRLYYDRNKPYKKDVPYIKEFKSVKEVVIPTAYIVPRGYWNIIDLLKNNNISFKPIKNDTIIEVESYRITDFKTVPSAYEGHYLHRNTTVTSKIVKMAFAKGDYIVPTNQKGVKYLVEAFEPEGVDSFFNWNFFDPILQQKEHYSEYIFEDTAGQLFKENPSLKAELEAKKQNDREFAKSSQAQLDWIYKHSVYYEKAHMQYPVNRVL, encoded by the coding sequence ATGAAACTTTTTACATTTCTCTTTTCACTTTTCACCATCACTATTTCCGCTCAAAACAATAAGAAATACGATACCTTTTTTGAGAAAGGAAACGGAAATCAATCTGCTTCGTATCAGGAAACTATCGCTTACTGGAAGATGCTTGCTGCTGATTTCCCAACGATTCAAATGAAAGAAATGGGACTGACAGATTCTGGTGAACCTTTGCACATGATTACCTTTAATCCTGACAAGGAATTTGATTTTGATAAAATTCAGAAAACGAAAGCGGTTCTATTTGTAAATAACGGAATCCACGCTGGAGAACCTGACGGAATCGATGCCACAATGCAATTCTACAGAGATTTGGCGACAGGAAAAATGAAAGCTCCAAAAAATACCGTTTTGGTTACCATTCCAGTTTATAATATTGGTGGTGCTTTAAACCGAAATTCGACAACTCGCGCGAATCAGGACGGACCAGAAATTTATGGTTTTAGAGGAAATGCGAGAAACTACGATTTGAATCGTGATTTAATGAAATCGGATACTCGAAATACAAAAAGTTTCGTGGAGATTTTCCAGAAAATAAATGCCGATGTTTTTATCGATAATCATGTAAGTAACGGTTCTGATTATCAATACAAACTGACATATATCATGACACAGCATAATAAATTGGGAACAGTTTTGGGCGATTTTATGAATAACGAAATGATGCCGGCTTTGGTAAAAGATCTTCAGAAAAAGAAGATCGAAACTACGCCTTATGTCGATTCATTTAGAGATACACCAGACAAAGGTTTTGGTCAGTTTGTAGATAGTCCGCGATATACAACTGGTTATACTTCGCTGTTTAATACGATTGGTTTTGTAGTCGAAACACACATGCTGAAAAAATATGCCGAACGTGTAAAAATGACCTACGAATACATGAAAACCACTTTGGATTTTACCGATGCTAATTATCAAAAAATTAAAGATTTAAGAATAAAGAATTTGGAGCAATATCAGCCTAAAAAATCATACACTTTAAAATGGGAATTAGACAGTACAAAAGCGACCACTTTTTCATTTTTAGGATATGAAGCAGGTTACAAAAAAAGTGACGCTACAACGGGAAATCGTTTGTATTATGACCGAAACAAACCTTATAAAAAAGACGTTCCGTACATTAAAGAATTTAAATCGGTTAAAGAAGTCGTGATTCCTACGGCTTATATTGTTCCAAGAGGATATTGGAATATTATTGATCTTTTGAAAAACAATAATATCTCGTTTAAACCAATTAAAAACGATACGATTATAGAAGTCGAAAGCTACAGAATTACCGATTTCAAAACCGTTCCGTCTGCTTACGAAGGGCATTATTTGCATAGAAACACAACCGTAACTTCTAAAATCGTTAAAATGGCTTTTGCCAAAGGAGATTATATCGTGCCAACCAACCAAAAAGGCGTAAAATATCTTGTAGAAGCTTTTGAACCAGAAGGCGTTGATTCGTTCTTTAACTGGAATTTCTTCGATCCTATTTTACAGCAAAAAGAACATTACTCAGAATATATTTTTGAAGATACTGCTGGACAGCTTTTCAAAGAAAATCCATCTCTAAAAGCAGAATTAGAAGCTAAAAAACAAAACGACCGCGAGTTTGCTAAAAGTTCGCAAGCGCAATTGGATTGGATTTATAAGCATTCAGTTTATTACGAAAAGGCGCATATGCAGTATCCTGTTAATCGTGTGCTTTAG